One part of the Vibrio ponticus genome encodes these proteins:
- a CDS encoding LysE family translocator has product MDLIAISSFVFLAALLVISPGPNGVLIVRTATLYGSKAAYFNILGFLGAFYIHGTLSILGISLLLVQSAQAFLVFKVLGAAYLCWMGVQSILSARKKPINIDPDIKESNRELSFKEAWLQGFITNVLNPKVSMFYLAVFPQFISLSQSPQNAYLLVTLHACVNFIWFAGVITLLSKVGQKVRHGRANGWLKSVTGVVFVGFGLKLLFLKSLVSQ; this is encoded by the coding sequence ATGGATCTTATTGCGATATCAAGTTTCGTTTTTCTCGCAGCACTGCTGGTGATTTCTCCGGGACCCAACGGCGTTTTGATTGTCCGGACAGCAACACTGTATGGCTCGAAGGCTGCCTATTTCAATATATTGGGCTTTCTGGGGGCATTCTATATTCACGGCACCCTTTCCATCTTAGGGATCTCTTTACTGCTAGTGCAGTCGGCGCAGGCTTTCTTGGTGTTTAAGGTGCTGGGTGCTGCCTATCTTTGCTGGATGGGCGTTCAGTCGATTCTTTCTGCAAGGAAAAAACCAATAAATATCGACCCTGATATCAAAGAGAGTAACCGCGAACTCTCGTTTAAAGAAGCATGGCTACAAGGCTTTATCACCAACGTGCTTAACCCTAAAGTGTCGATGTTTTATCTCGCGGTTTTTCCCCAGTTTATTTCTTTAAGTCAAAGCCCTCAAAATGCTTATTTGTTGGTGACCTTACATGCCTGTGTGAACTTTATTTGGTTTGCTGGGGTGATCACTTTGCTGTCTAAAGTTGGGCAAAAAGTGCGTCACGGTAGAGCGAATGGTTGGTTAAAATCTGTTACGGGCGTGGTGTTTGTTGGTTTTGGACTTAAGCTATTATTTCTCAAATCGTTGGTAAGCCAATAG
- a CDS encoding class I SAM-dependent methyltransferase: protein MSEQYNDEVSKHYAAYRPPIHQMILKSLLDNKPRFEFGLDIGCGTGVSTLALSPYCAEVVGVEPSEAMLNQAQTIVNARYLVGDGENIPLSDNTADVITFAGSLYYAKSDALVKELQRVGADKALVIAYDFEVQLAKFMQHLGIEIASSSSGYDHAINFSDCEPLQELACEQGCIELELDSQQLAHVLFSSSTCYQRLVDKFGADGVFELVVEQLNQLAKLHCVEVRTYQSIYRLN, encoded by the coding sequence TTGAGTGAACAATACAATGACGAAGTATCTAAGCACTATGCCGCTTACCGTCCACCTATCCACCAAATGATCCTTAAATCGCTATTGGACAATAAGCCTAGATTTGAGTTTGGATTAGATATCGGTTGTGGCACTGGTGTGTCAACGCTCGCGCTTAGCCCATATTGCGCCGAGGTGGTCGGTGTTGAACCTAGCGAGGCGATGCTTAACCAGGCGCAAACTATCGTCAATGCACGCTACTTAGTTGGGGATGGGGAAAACATCCCGCTTTCCGATAACACAGCGGATGTGATTACCTTCGCCGGTTCACTTTATTACGCCAAGTCTGATGCGTTAGTTAAAGAACTGCAACGTGTTGGTGCAGACAAGGCTTTAGTCATCGCGTATGACTTCGAGGTGCAACTGGCTAAGTTCATGCAACACTTGGGTATTGAGATTGCGTCAAGCTCATCAGGTTACGATCATGCCATCAACTTTAGTGATTGCGAGCCACTGCAAGAGCTTGCTTGTGAGCAGGGTTGTATTGAGCTTGAATTAGATAGCCAACAACTGGCACATGTACTCTTTTCGTCCTCTACATGCTACCAAAGGTTGGTCGATAAATTTGGCGCTGACGGCGTTTTTGAGTTGGTTGTTGAGCAACTGAATCAGTTGGCAAAGCTGCATTGTGTAGAAGTGCGGACTTATCAATCGATCTATCGTTTGAATTAA
- a CDS encoding sensor domain-containing diguanylate cyclase has translation MVKLTKVTLILSSLLICTELLSSKLTSINHEQHSKQVISKLNKEIKTVFNDALITSEVLKEMTLLSGDRTICQQKFNQLSKKLLETYSNVDGLLYLPNGIVEFAYPYQEHKLAIGHNVLADQNRKRGANKSIESSETTIIGPLKLVQNGKIAFILRKSISDENGFIGLTSSVVYLDSILTKIEAKLKEFNVQHYTIVGYNPDSTLDADRVISSNGSMDKTNIYKDQLHVFETKWDICISPNSFDFITRLGVFLSLSAFLLLIFGLINYFNKYKDADKQRHNLQKEAHTDFLTGLLNRRGFESKFDSIKHHCHVGTIAIFDIDFFKNINDTYGHDIGDIVLVQFAKICSDSIQEDAIFSRTGGEEFMLLMPNTDDNQAQAICELLRQAVANTPLIIEHQQINITVSIGIASFASSDKMETAVSSADKALYLAKRTGRNRVCVN, from the coding sequence GTGGTGAAACTTACGAAAGTAACTTTGATTTTATCCTCACTGCTAATATGTACTGAATTGCTATCATCCAAGCTAACTAGCATCAATCATGAACAGCACTCTAAACAAGTTATCAGTAAGCTAAATAAAGAAATCAAAACCGTTTTCAATGATGCATTGATAACTTCTGAAGTGTTAAAAGAGATGACCCTACTCTCTGGCGATCGCACTATTTGTCAGCAAAAATTCAATCAACTAAGTAAAAAACTATTAGAAACATATAGTAATGTCGATGGACTACTTTACCTACCCAATGGTATCGTCGAATTCGCTTACCCATATCAAGAACATAAATTGGCTATCGGTCACAATGTTCTGGCAGATCAAAATAGAAAACGCGGCGCAAACAAATCGATTGAAAGCAGTGAGACAACCATTATCGGACCGTTAAAATTAGTCCAAAACGGTAAGATTGCATTTATCCTCCGCAAGAGTATTTCCGATGAAAACGGATTTATCGGGCTGACTTCTTCAGTTGTTTATCTCGATTCAATACTTACGAAAATTGAAGCCAAGCTAAAAGAATTCAACGTTCAACATTACACCATTGTTGGTTACAACCCTGATAGCACACTGGATGCAGATCGAGTTATCAGCTCTAATGGGTCAATGGATAAAACAAATATTTATAAAGATCAGCTGCATGTTTTTGAAACTAAATGGGATATATGCATCTCTCCAAATAGCTTTGATTTTATCACTCGCCTTGGCGTGTTCTTATCGCTCTCAGCCTTTTTACTATTAATATTTGGGCTAATTAACTACTTTAACAAATATAAGGATGCCGACAAACAGAGGCACAATCTTCAAAAAGAAGCCCATACCGATTTTCTCACTGGTCTTCTCAATCGAAGAGGCTTTGAATCCAAATTTGATAGTATTAAACATCACTGTCACGTTGGTACCATTGCGATTTTTGATATCGACTTTTTCAAGAATATCAATGACACCTATGGGCATGATATTGGGGATATCGTATTGGTTCAGTTTGCAAAAATTTGCTCAGACTCGATTCAAGAAGATGCCATCTTTTCAAGAACAGGGGGGGAAGAGTTTATGCTGCTCATGCCAAATACCGATGACAATCAAGCACAAGCGATATGTGAATTGCTTAGACAGGCTGTCGCTAACACCCCATTGATAATTGAACATCAGCAGATCAATATTACCGTCAGTATTGGCATAGCAAGCTTTGCAAGCTCTGACAAAATGGAGACAGCCGTCAGTTCTGCTGATAAAGCGCTTTACCTAGCGAAAAGAACCGGACGCAATCGCGTTTGTGTCAACTAA
- a CDS encoding YjhX family toxin: protein MNISKNDQRVLHVLALGGEIHYCREKGKVLEVVCYTRDGAVLSNCTLDIFKRLKSKKLISSKKGQPYRITRLGANSVRSQMFQRC, encoded by the coding sequence GTGAACATATCTAAAAACGATCAACGCGTTTTACACGTACTCGCACTTGGTGGCGAAATTCACTATTGCCGTGAAAAAGGCAAAGTCCTTGAAGTTGTCTGCTATACCCGTGACGGAGCCGTACTGTCTAACTGTACGCTTGATATCTTCAAACGCTTAAAAAGCAAGAAACTCATTAGCTCGAAAAAAGGCCAGCCTTATCGTATTACTCGATTAGGGGCTAATTCAGTTCGATCGCAAATGTTTCAACGCTGTTAA
- a CDS encoding GNAT family N-acetyltransferase, protein MIKLIDPQVSKSDLDKVHDLLNRCLSNSESFKFLTTSLVEFDTADIEGILEEQMNNGVEFLVYENEDNFDGLLLCKSSKWEGFELFLLVVDSHSQNKGIGQQLVSQCIEMVKNTSYQSVDASVYSDNKRMLRLLIKNDFRPIDIKFHVRADGMDMIKLRKYI, encoded by the coding sequence ATGATTAAGCTAATTGACCCGCAAGTAAGTAAATCTGACCTAGACAAAGTACATGATTTACTCAATAGATGTTTGAGCAATAGTGAGTCGTTCAAATTTCTAACCACTTCGTTGGTAGAATTTGACACTGCTGACATTGAAGGAATACTAGAAGAACAAATGAACAATGGTGTCGAGTTCTTGGTATATGAGAACGAAGATAATTTCGATGGTTTATTGCTGTGTAAGTCCAGTAAGTGGGAAGGATTCGAGTTATTTCTGTTAGTTGTGGACAGCCATAGTCAAAACAAAGGTATTGGACAGCAGCTTGTTTCACAGTGTATAGAGATGGTGAAGAATACTTCTTATCAATCAGTTGATGCATCAGTATATTCAGACAATAAAAGAATGCTCAGGCTTCTAATTAAAAATGACTTTAGACCGATCGACATTAAATTCCACGTAAGAGCTGACGGGATGGATATGATTAAGCTGAGAAAGTACATATAG